Within the Streptomyces sp. YIM 121038 genome, the region GGCGACGCCTTCGTCCACGCCCTCGGCGGGGACGGCGCCGGGCAGGGACAGCAGGGGGCTCTTCATGTTCACAAAGACTACGACTCGCGGAGCCCCGTGTTTATTTCTCCCCCGGGCCCTTGCCACCGGTCTTCGCCGTGGCCGCGCCCGTGGCCGCGACGGGGTCCTCGGGGTCCTCGGCGGGGCCGGCCGTCGCGCACGTACCGCACCGGCCGAAGATCGCGAAGTGCTTCAGGTCCGTTTCGAAGCCGAACGTCGCGCGCAGCTTCTCGGTGAAGTCCGCGGCGACGTCGAGGTCGGCCTCGATGACCGTCGTGCAGTCCCGGCACACCAGGTGGATGTGGTCGTGGCGGTCCGCGAGGTGGTAGGTGGGCGCGCCGTGCCCGAGGTGGGCGTGGGAGACGAGCCCCAGCTCCTCCAGGAGCTCCAGGGTGCGGTAGACGGTGGAGATGTTGATCCCCGACGCCGTCCTGCGGACCTCGCAGAGGATGTCGTCGGGGGTCGCGTGCTCAAGGGCGTCGACGGCCTCCAGGACGAGCTGGCGCTGCGGCGTCAGGCGGTATCCGCGCTGCCGCAGGTCGCTCTTCCAGTCCGTCGCCGTGCCGTCCGGGTCGGTGGTCACCACACCCCTGAGTGTAGGGACTACTTGAAGAAGGCGATGCCGTCGTCGGGCAGGTCGCCCAGGTTGCGGGCCATCTCGGCGACCTCTTCGGGGGAGACGACCTTCTTGAGCTGGGCCGACATATAGGGGCGCAGCGGCACCTCGGGGGTCTGCTTCTCGCCGACCCACATCAGGTCGCTCTTCACATAGCCGTACAGGCGCTTGCCGCCGCTGTACGGGCCGGAGGCCGCGGTGCGGGCGACGGCGTCGGTGGCCAGGTCGATCTGCGGCTTCTGGTCGGCGAGCTCGCCGTACCAGACCTCGACGACGCCGTCCTGGCGGACCATGACGACCTCGACCTTGCGGGGGCCTTTGCCGCCTTCGGCGGAGACGCGCCAGAAGCCGGACTCGGACTCCAGGGGCTCGGTCTTCTTGCCCTCGGCGTCGAGCACCCACGTGTGCGAGTGGTACTCGAGGAAGTCCCGCCCGTCGTGCGTGAAGGTGACCTCCTGGCCGAAGTTCGCCTTGGCGGAGCCGGGGAAGTCGGTGACGCCCGCGCCTTCCCAGGTGCCGAGGAGCCAGACGAGGGGGACGAGGTCGGGGTGCAGGTCGGACGGAATCTGGATCATGGGTTGCTCAGGAGTCTCTCGTGGGGGTCCCGGACGGGGGTCAGCGCTGGCCCTGGTACAGCTTCTTCACTGCCAGACCGGTGAAGGCGAGAACGCCGACGCAGACCAGGACAAGGAGTGCGGAGAAGAAGGCCTCAAGCACGGGGTGCTCCTCGGTGAGCTGTGGTGAGCGGTAACAGAGCCAGGCTCCACTGTAGTGGGGACGCGCGGCCGCTTCTCGGCGAGGTCCGCCGTACGCTGGACGTATGTACGCGCGTCGGCGTCATGTGTACTTCGCCATGATGGGCACGTGCCTCGCCCTGTTCGTCCTGGCCTGGGGCGTCGTGCGGCTCTGGTCGGTCCCGGTCGCGGTCGGGATGTGCGTGGTGGCGATGGTGATCCCCCCGCTCGCGGCCATGGTCGCGAACCGCCGGGGCCCCGACGACCGCTGGTGGGACGACCCGTCCGGGGACCCCAAGTCGGACGAGTGGTGGGACGAGCTCGACGGCAGACGTAGACCCTGACGGGCGCACACGACGCGGACGGGCCGGAAGCCGCCGCAAGCGGCACATTCCAGCCCGTCGAGGGGGTACCCCCTGCTCCTTAAGAGCTTGGGGGAGTTTGAGGACGAGGCGCGAAGCGCCGATGAACCCCCGCACGGCTGAGGGCCGCACCCCCTGGCGTCCAACCCCTGGGTGCGGCCCCCGGCCGGGAACGGGCTCAGACGGCGATGGCCACCTCGGCGAGCCCGCCCTTCTGGGCGACGACCGTGCGGTCGGCACTGCCGCCGGGCACCAGGGCCCGTACCGTCCACGTGCCCTCGGCGGCGTAGAAGCGGAACTGACCGGTCGCCGAGGTCGGCACCTCGGCGGTGAACTCGCCGGTCGAGTCCAGCAGCCGGACGTAGCCGGTCACCGGCTCGCCGTCGCGGGTCACCTGGCCCTGGATGGTGGTCTCACCGGACTTCGCCGTCGAGGCGTCGGGGCCGCCGGCCTTGGCTCCACACATGACGTACTCCTAGGAATGAAGGGGGAAGGGGCGGCGGACTACTTGTTGGCGCCGAGCTCGATCGGCACGCCGACGAGGGAGCCGTACTCGGTCCAGGAGCCGTCGTAGTTCTTGACGTTCTCGACGCCGAGCAGCTCGTGCAGCACGAACCAGGTCAGGGCCGAGCGCTCACCGATGCGGCAGTAGGCGATGGTG harbors:
- a CDS encoding transcriptional repressor, whose protein sequence is MVTTDPDGTATDWKSDLRQRGYRLTPQRQLVLEAVDALEHATPDDILCEVRRTASGINISTVYRTLELLEELGLVSHAHLGHGAPTYHLADRHDHIHLVCRDCTTVIEADLDVAADFTEKLRATFGFETDLKHFAIFGRCGTCATAGPAEDPEDPVAATGAATAKTGGKGPGEK
- a CDS encoding FABP family protein, which codes for MIQIPSDLHPDLVPLVWLLGTWEGAGVTDFPGSAKANFGQEVTFTHDGRDFLEYHSHTWVLDAEGKKTEPLESESGFWRVSAEGGKGPRKVEVVMVRQDGVVEVWYGELADQKPQIDLATDAVARTAASGPYSGGKRLYGYVKSDLMWVGEKQTPEVPLRPYMSAQLKKVVSPEEVAEMARNLGDLPDDGIAFFK
- a CDS encoding DUF3099 domain-containing protein; translation: MYARRRHVYFAMMGTCLALFVLAWGVVRLWSVPVAVGMCVVAMVIPPLAAMVANRRGPDDRWWDDPSGDPKSDEWWDELDGRRRP
- a CDS encoding DUF1416 domain-containing protein, translated to MCGAKAGGPDASTAKSGETTIQGQVTRDGEPVTGYVRLLDSTGEFTAEVPTSATGQFRFYAAEGTWTVRALVPGGSADRTVVAQKGGLAEVAIAV